A part of Tardiphaga sp. vice304 genomic DNA contains:
- a CDS encoding SspB family protein, with product MATDHIRYDVLARDALRGVLRRVLIDAAEHGLPGEHHFFITFVSTADGVKLSPRLLAQYPEEMTVILQHQFWDLVVTEDRFEVGLSFNGIPERLVVPFNSIKSFFDPSVQFGLSFEPAEAATDANNDAETPAASAASALAAPAAVPATASEDEPAKPSEGAEVVRLDRFRKK from the coding sequence ATGGCAACCGACCATATCCGATACGATGTGCTGGCGCGCGACGCGTTACGCGGCGTGCTGCGCCGCGTCCTGATCGACGCCGCCGAGCACGGCCTGCCCGGCGAACATCATTTCTTCATCACCTTCGTTTCCACCGCCGACGGCGTGAAACTGTCGCCGCGGCTGCTGGCGCAGTATCCGGAAGAGATGACCGTGATCCTGCAGCATCAATTCTGGGACCTGGTGGTCACCGAGGATCGTTTCGAGGTCGGCCTGTCCTTCAACGGCATTCCCGAGCGCCTGGTGGTGCCATTCAACTCTATCAAGAGCTTCTTCGACCCGTCGGTGCAATTCGGCCTGTCGTTCGAGCCGGCGGAGGCCGCAACCGACGCGAATAACGACGCCGAAACGCCGGCCGCCAGCGCGGCGTCGGCCCTTGCCGCGCCGGCCGCCGTGCCCGCGACTGCGTCGGAAGACGAACCGGCCAAGCCCAGCGAGGGCGCCGAAGTCGTCCGTCTGGATCGCTTCCGGAAAAAATAG